GGATCCGCCTTCGTAGGCGGTGTGTCCGGCCGTGGAGGTCAGGTTCAAGATGGTGGCGTTGCCGTGGCTGCGCAGCTCGGGCAGGAACGCCTTGATGACCCGGAGTGTGCCCAGGACGTTGACCTGGTACATCCACTCCCAATCGTCCTCATGGGCGTTGGCCACACTGTCCACGCCGCGGGCACCGCCGGCAATATTGATGAGGGTGTCCGTCCCGCCCGCCGGGCCAAAGGTGTCGGTGGCGAACTCACGGAGGCGGGCGACGTCGTCGTCCTTGGTGACATCGGCGGCGCAGGCGATGGCACCGGTTTCCTGGGCGAGCGCCTCGAGGCGGTCCGTGCGCCGGGCCACGGCGATGACGTTCCAGCCGTCGTTGCGAAGCTGGCGGACCGTGGCGGCGCCGATGCCTGAGCTGGCGCCTGTGACTACTGCATTTTTGGAAGTGTTTTCAGCCATGGCTCAAATGTAGCTGCTATTGGGCTGCGTTCAGAAAATCCAGCAGCACGGCCGCCTGGTTTTCGTGGTGGTCCTTGGCCCCGTAGAGCAGCACCACATGGTCATGGGCGGCAATAGTCTCACGCAGCTGTGCCACGGCGGGGTTGTCCTGCAGTTCAGCCGTGTAATCGCGAACAAAGGCCTTAAAGTTCTCTTCCTTGTGGCCGAAGGCGTGGCGGACCTCCGTGCTGGGGCCCGCCTCCTTGAGCCAGAGGTCAATTTTGTCCTTCGTGACCCCGCGCGGCCACAGCCTGTCGACCAGGACCCGGTACTCCCCCGGTTCAGGTTCCTCATAAACACGCAAGATTCTTAGAGTGCCCATATTTGCATCATAGCCCTGGCGCAGATACTTGGGTCAGCGGCCTCGGATGTCCTGTTCTGCGCCGAAGTGGACACCGTCCACTCGGTGCCCGATGCTCCAGCGCATGCTTGCGGCGTAATGGTGCGCCGGTTCGGCAGTGGGGCACCGTTGAGGGCAAACGGTGCGCAGCTCCAGTGGCACGCGCGCCGTCTGTGCCGCATCCTGAACTCATGCGCAGCAGTCACTGCGAGTTCTGCGCATGCCTAAAGTTCC
This genomic interval from Arthrobacter sp. PAMC 25486 contains the following:
- a CDS encoding SDR family oxidoreductase — protein: MAENTSKNAVVTGASSGIGAATVRQLRNDGWNVIAVARRTDRLEALAQETGAIACAADVTKDDDVARLREFATDTFGPAGGTDTLINIAGGARGVDSVANAHEDDWEWMYQVNVLGTLRVIKAFLPELRSHGNATILNLTSTAGHTAYEGGSGYNAAKFGQHALNDALRLEEAEHNIRVIEVAPGMVHTEEFTLNRLAGNQEAADNVYKGVAKPLTGEDVAGVVGYAVGLAHHVNLDTIVMRPVAQAAAHKVIRR
- a CDS encoding DUF488 domain-containing protein, whose product is MGTLRILRVYEEPEPGEYRVLVDRLWPRGVTKDKIDLWLKEAGPSTEVRHAFGHKEENFKAFVRDYTAELQDNPAVAQLRETIAAHDHVVLLYGAKDHHENQAAVLLDFLNAAQ